A region of the Babylonia areolata isolate BAREFJ2019XMU chromosome 10, ASM4173473v1, whole genome shotgun sequence genome:
TTTACAGGACTGAGTAATTCAAAAGATACATGCACAGGGCAAACACCAAATACTGCATATGTCAGTTttgaaaaaagacacaaacatcgcaggtgttaaaaaaaacaaaagacacaatGCCCCGCCCCGaacaatatatataaaaaacacatacaaaaaaaaaaaaatctataatttCAAAGACAATTCCATGATTATGATCTGTTGTTTGAAATACCAAAACATGATTTGAAAAAAACGGAATACTATTTATTATAATTTATTGTCACAAAatcaataacaaataaaaaaacaacaactatcgatgacataaaacaagaaaaaagaagaaataagatatATAATAATTAATATGCTGTTAAAATAACACACATAAAAATCAATGATATAAAGAATGAGAAACAACAGACAATTACATCACATCATTTCTCCAAGCGTATGCCACCAAGACATCAGCATTTTCATACGCATACTatcatatttatttaaaaaaaacaacaacaacccaaaatgtCCAAATATCAGGCAAGTTGCATTCACAAAAGACAATGCACCGTTTGCTGTATGCTTTGAGCACCAGCTTCAACACTGGAGGtgtatagaacacacacacacacgcacacacacacacacacacacacacacatcaagttcTCTCTGTCAGTTCACAAGAGACTCTTCAAAAATTCTTTCAAGAGATGAATGCTTAAAGCTGGCAACACTAGAAAACACAAGCACTGCACCAAGTTTGCTCAGCATTAAGAAATGTCCAAAGTCTTCCACTGGAAGTTCAGGAAAATTCTGAATGAAAAGCAAGCTAAAAATTGCACTTCAAGGATTGCTCATGCAACCAAACAATGTcttaaacaaaaaccaaaaacaacaacaacaacaaaaaacccaacgccTAAAGTAAAGCCAAAGCTACCTGCCTTGATTTTTTCACTCTCCAATTTCAGTCGCTCATAAAAGTCCTGTTTGTACAGCACAAATGACTTCTCTGACTGATGACAAGAATCTCCCCTCTGGAGGGAATGCTCACCCACTACAGATCCATGAACTAAGTGATGAATATAgccagtggggggtgggtggggggtaggtgtgtgtgtgtggtgggggtttgaAAGGAGGTGTCTGGCATGGGTTTGGTCAGAACCAGCACTACTCAACACCACTTCAGTAAttctgcagcagtgcagggtatcctctggtgtgtggattCCTGGTGATCTAACATCAGTGGTTCCCTACGGACTATCTGTGCTGGGGCTGCAGCAGACACACtcaggtgtggctgtgcatgagagggggggggctctggatgagtggtgtgggagtaatgccactgaaatggtgcagatgacagggcatcacaaaaaaacaacaaaacacagacagcagtgcaGGGGGACACAAAGCAGACTTTACGCTGCAAAGATTAATTGTGCAACTTAGATCTGGACAGATGAAACTGAACACATGAGGTTTGGAAAACTAAACATTTGGAATTGTGGTTATGGTTAGAATTAATACATAAATGTTTACTTAaaatgaaggaaacaaagaacagaTAAACGCAAAATAGCATCACACCTTGGCACTACAAACCGCACaatcaaaaataaaattaaaagcaaattcttcaaaaACCCTTGTATCACATTTCTTCTCTAACCAAttgctctttttttctcacaCAGCATGTCATGGATAAAAAAGATTAAAGGTCCCATATGGCCATgggggtagtgaattcatatccactgtgtcaagggctctaGAAAGGACGGCAAGGCCCAGTGCTCTCCTGCCATCCTAATGTTCCCCATCTCAAGtcaggtacacattcacacctggatggagtgaggaaaaatcagAGTGAAATGCCATTCCCCAGGACACAGCAgcatgctgaaatggggcctccaaccctgatcaccgTTGAcatactggatcacaagtccatggGGCCTCCAATCCTGATCACCGTTGAcatactggatcacaagtccatggGGCTCCAATCCTGATCACCGTTGAcatactggatcacaagtccatggGGCCTCCAATCCTGATCACCGTTGAcatactggatcacaagtccatggggcctccaaccctgatcaccgTTGACATACTGGATCACAAGTCTATGGGGCCTCCAATCCTGATCACCGTTGAcatactggatcacaagtccatggggcctccaaccctgatcaccgTTGGCATACTGGATCACGTCCATGGGGCCTCCAATCCTGATCACCGTTGAcatactggatcacaagtccatggGGCCTCCAATCCTGATCACCGTTGAcatactggatcacaagtccatggGGCCTCCAATCCTGATCACCGTTGAcatactggatcacaagtccatggggcctccaaccctgatcaccgTTGACATACTGGATCACAAGTCTATGGGGCCTCCAATCCCGATCACCGTTGAcatactggatcacaagtccatggggcctccaaccctgatcaccgTTGAcatactggatcacaagtccatggGGCTCCAACCCTGATCACCGTTGAcaaactggatcacaagtccaacagctGACTGATTCTGCCATAGAGCCCTGCAACCCCTGCATCCCACCCCTGACCCCTTGGTAGGAACAATTCACTAGTTTGTTTATAATACTGACTGCACAAACTGCCATTTGTTGAACAAGAGtgacacaggacagaacagggaTCAGAGAGATTGAGTGTTTCATGATCCTGTGATGCAGGATGCAGGATCAAAGTATGGTCATCATAGTGCATATACATATAATCATAAATGCAGCCTTTTTCATTGGTAAAGGACTAGATTGGTACTTGTAAACAATTACATCCAGAGTGGaaccacagacaaacacacacatatgcacacacacacttacacatacgcacacacccacatacacacacatgaaggctGCAGTTTCTCACTGTGACTGcattacacatcacaacagaCCAAAACAGTGTTGGCACTGCTTCTTACTCTTTGTCTTTACAAGTTTTAAGTTGCTTTCCTTGTGTTTTCATGACTCGAAGAACAGCTGTTTTGAGCTGTGTTCACTTATGGCCTATCAATCATATACTTACACCCCATCATACATACCTTGACCTGTGATACACATCACATGGACACTGATTCACAATCAACAAACATTTCAACATAAGCAATGAACCAGATTGTGGGACTCTCACATCAGCATAAATGCCACAATAACATACATAACCACAACATCACCACTGGTCATCACAGATCTGAAAAGTCAGTAACAACAGCATACATATAAATCAATACTGCATGACTGCAAATGTCAGCAACAGATCGTtgctgatgaaaaagaaaaaaaaacgacgacaaaaacaaacatacttctTAACAAATCTTATTTCCTATCACCTCTCTCTGAAACTGGTAACAGTCTGCATTTTTCCTATGACAACTAAGGATGTTTAAACATCCTTTACAGGTGAGATCAAGCACCTACGGACATAGCCATTCATAACGACAACTTCCTCCACCAAAATGCAATGAGCATGAATCCGCTGGCTCTTCCAGGCTTTTGTGTAAACATGGTATCTGCTGAGCAATTTACACAATCGAATCAAAAGGTAAGAAAAAACGTACAAGAACAAACTTCCATTTATCACACGACCCCTGACACACAAAGCATGAACAGTGACCTACATTGTCTCAATTACTTTGTGTTCGATGAATGGTGTTCAGATTCAGTCAGCAGATCTGCCCTTTACAGTCATTCACAGGTGTGTAATAACACTGGTACCACCCTCTCATCACTTACCCCTTcacaccactctccccccacttCTTTTTTGTCCTTGGATGTTTACAATGACACAACTGTTCAGCATGTTCTCATCTAAATCCATGTGGCATGATCCTAGGGATACAACTGTCTGAagacttttatcattttttttctatctaattttttttttggcactCCAGAATTTGAAACACTTTGTcttctatattttgatgatgggggtgtggggggtggggtgtggggtgtaggggtggggggggtggggtggggactgagATGTTGCTGCAGGGGTCCATTCAGGTTCTGGACCAAGAagtacagacacctgcagtgttggtcaggaaactttcccatttgagcccatatCCCAACTCCAGCCACAAGCCCCAAATCCCCATCCTACacacctgaaaacaaaacaaaaccccacatctGCTGGGACTCGAACCAGcatcctcccagtcatcagtGCCTGATGCTGACCACTTTGAAACAGCAGCTGGTGACTGTTGTTATCTAAATCCATGCTGCACAGTCTCCTGACTTTCCTCTCGTCACGAACGTCTGCATTTCTTTGGAATGAACCGCGATTTGTCCTCTTTTCATGTCTTCCAGAAGAGTCGCCTGATACAACTGACTGTACACAATGTAAGCCAGGGTAAGAGCACAGAACCAGCAAAGGCAGGTTTTCTGACACTGACGCACCATGTTACAAACATGTCTGGTTCTTCTGTCTGTTGACGTCCATTGGAATGAAATTCTGAAACATTACATCACAGCAATCACAGCCTGGAAAAAAATattgcctccctcccctcttcctcttcgccccccacccccacccccaacctccctctcaaTCACATTCTAGTAATAATGGCAACTACATGATTTCAACTGACAACACCATAAGAGAAAACTGTCTTGCTGAATCACACATCCGGAATGCAGAACAACACTCTTCATAAATGAATGTTTTGCAGAAAGTTCCATGTTTTGCTGGCAGCCAGCACAAATTCCAGTCAGAACATTTTTCACAATCAGTGCCAGTCAGAAACATTGTAATACAGCTTTGGGTAAAAAGTATGCACAGAACCTATGCACATTATCACTGTAGTTAATGGTTGCCAAGAACAGTAGCTttcgtcaattaaaaaaaaaaaaaaaaattatccagtTGTCAGAAATGCACACATCACAGATGCAGTCCACAGTGTTTCAGAACAACTACCGTTTCACCGCAACTTACTTCCAACCTGCATACATGATCACTGCAGATATTGGTTGCTCAGAACAagcgcattttttttcttttctttttttaacattgacacagacttacacacatcATGGATTCAGCCAACAATTACACAGAATAACAGCTGTTTTCAGTCTCCACACATCATGGCTGCCCGGAACAagcgcctttttttcttctttcttttcacaaGCTGTCACAGacctacatacatatatcatgGATGCAGTCAACATTATAACAATCACACAGAACAACTGCAGTTTCCAGCCTACACACATCATCGATGCAGTAAATGGTTGCCCAGAACCAGGGCTATTTCTTTGCAAGTGGTCAATGGGACATGgcaggggaagagacacacacgGTTCTCTGTGGAGGAGACAGCCCGGAACTTGACGGTTCGGGCCCCAGCCTTCGCTTTGTTCAGCGGGACAAACTTTGGCAGCTGTGACACGTCTTCATCAATGAAAACGATGGAGTGACCGTTTGTctggcaaagagaaaaaaaaaaaagtttaatgtgAGAATGTATGTTAAGAAACTGATTTCATCATTTTGTCAAGGCATAAAGAAATATCAATTATCAGTTAAACAAAATGGAAACTGAATGATTCTTCTCAAACATAAAAGTTTCTTGTCCAACTGCACTGACAAACATTGAACATGCACTGATCAACTCTGctaaataaaagaaaagcatGATAATCAGAATGTCTCGATGGAGGTTTAATTTTGGCCTAGTCATCATACAGCAGCACAGCCTTGTGCCCTACCACCAGGTATGATCACAAACGACTaacaaatgaattaattaataggtaaatagaaaaaaaaaacaaaaaaaacttaaccGCACTGGGACACAGCTTGCAGGAAAGGCGATGGCTGATGGGCGCTTATCACATcagcagaagggaggtaatataccTTAAGAGGTCACTTTCCAAAATCTGTTCACACAAAAAGCCTGAGTCCATTTGCTTCCTTTTGGAGTCTTGTTTCAGTTATGAAAACAACATATCTTAACAAATCAGTGttcatattgtgttgtactcTTTGAGTTAGTTTATACTGTGTTGTACATGTTGAGTTAGTCTACATTGCGTTGTACTTGTTGAGTTagtttatattgtgttgtacttgtTGAGTTAGTTTACATTATGTTGTAAATGTTGAGTCAGcttatattgtgttgtacatgTTGAGTCAGATAATGGCACAAAGTGCTTCCCCAGTGCCATAAAGCTGTCAGCTAACGGCACAAAGTGCTTCCCAAGTGCCATAAAGCTGTCAGCTAACGGCACAAAGCGTTTCCCCAGTGCCATAAAGCTGTCAGCTAACGGCACAAAGCGTTTCCCCAGTGCCATAAAGCTGTCAGCTAACGGCACAAAGCGTTTCCCCAGTGCCATAAAGCTGTCATGGCACAAAGCGTTTCCCCAGTGCCATAAAGCTGTCAGCTAACGGCACAAAGCGTTTTCCCCAGTGCCATAAAGCTGTCAGCTAACGGCACAAAACGTTTCCCCAGTGCCATAAAGCTGTCCAATGCATGCAtctgtatcattttttttcctcgtgtgtgttcagtttaatgagcacaaaaaaacaacccaacttctAAATAGTCGGTTTGATGAATCTGCAGTATGAAAAATACTATTTGAAAGAGCACATGTCAAGAGGAAGACCACTTTCTTCTCAATGACAATACTTTCCTTCTTCTCAATGATAATGCTTTCCTAACTGGAGCACATGAAAGGCTGGAGAAAGGGGGATAAAAACTCTCACCTGCTGTTCATTTTGCTGTGACGCACCCAGACAGGTTTCCTCCACGTTGATCACAAATGTTCGCAGCGAAGGGTCTGACTTGTCCAGGTGTTTGCACAGAGCCGCCACACAATCCACCtacaaaaaatccccaaaacaaatagaaacaaaacacaagcaaaGCGTAATCACTTGAATGGAATACTGGAAACCAGAATATTTATCAATCTATTCATCATTGTTGCTTAaacagcccagctgaccacacaagGCCAGTCCGGGTGGGAAATATACacatactgatactctctctctatctcacactcacacacacacacagagaaactttcCCCCTCCACACAGCTGACAGCAGGACTCACCAGGGAGGTGTCTGGCCCGTCCACCAGTGACCTGAGCTGAACCACCTGCATGTCTGCCTGGTCACTGCTCACCTGCTCCAGCTCTTCGGAATCTGTgcccacaccacacttcaattAATGTCCCACCTCAAAGAAAGCCCTAATcagtgcccacacacacttcaattaATGTCCCACCTCAAAGAAAGCCCTAATcagtgcccacacacacttcaattaATGTCCCACCTCAAAGAAAGCCCTAATctgtgcccacacacacttcaattaATGTTTCCAAGCCCTGATctgtgcccacacacacttcaattaATGTTTCCAAGCCCTAATCTGTgcccacaccacacttcaattAATGTTTCCAAGCCCTAATCTGTGCCCACACAAACTTCAATCGATGTCCCACTTCAAAGAAAGCCCTAAtcagtgcccacacacacacacttcaatcaaTGCCCACTTCAAAGAAAGCCCTAATCAGTGCCCACACAAACTTCAATCAATGTCCCACTTCAAAGAAAGCCCTAATCTGTccccacaccacacttcaatcAATGTCCAACTTCAAAGAAAACCCTAAtcagtgcccacacacacacacacttcaatcaaTGTCCAACTTCAAAGAAAACCCTAATCTGTCCCCACACCACACTTCCATCAATGTTCCACTTCAAAGAAAGCCCTAATCTGTCCCCACACAAACTTCAATCAATGTTCCACTTCAAAGAAAGCCCTAATCTGTGGCCATACAAACTTCAATCAATGTTCCACTTTAGAAAAGCCCTAATCTGTCCCCACACAAACTTCAATCAATGTTCCACTTCAAAGAAAGCCCTAATCTGTgcccacaccacacttcaattAATGTCCCACTTCAAAGAAAGCCCTAATCTGTccccacaccacacttcaatcAATGTTCCACTTCAAAGAAAGCCCTAATCTGTCCCCACACAAACTTCAATCAATGTTCCACTTCAAAGAAAGCCCTAATCTGTCCCCACACAAACTTCAATCAATGTTCCACTTTAGAAAAAGCCCTAATCTGTCCCCACACAAACTTCAACCAATGTTCCACTTCAAAGAAAGCCTTAATCTGTGCCCACATAAAACTTCAATCAATGTTCCACTTCAAAGAAAGCCCTAATCTGTCCCCACACAAACTTCAATCAATGTTCCACTTCAAAGAAAGCCCTAATCTGTCCCCACACAAACTTCAATCAATGTTCCACTTCAAAGAAAGCCCTAATCTGTCCCCACACAAACTTCAACCAATGTTCCACTTCAAAGAAAGCCCTAATCTGTCCCCACACAAACTTCAACCAATGTTCCACTTCAAAGAAAGCCCTAATCTGTCCCCACACAAACTTCAACCAATGTTCCACTTCAAAGAAAGCCCTAATCTGTCCCCACACAAACTTCAATCAATGTTCCACTTTAAAAAAGCCCTAATCTGTGCCCATACAAACTTCAATCAATGCTCCACTTTAAAGAAAGCCTTAATCTGTGCCCACACAAACTTCAATCAGTGTCACACTTCAATGAAAGCGTCCCGGGCTGGATCGCATAAGAGATCATAGCAACAGTAAATTACCCATGTGAAATGAATCAAGCTGTTGAATAACCTAAGCAAAGTATGCCACCAGCAACATCAGCTCCAGCAACATCagctcacacagacacgcacacacgtattcaTGCACAGACGTgagcacatgcaaacatacacaagcacacatacacacacacagacacacagagacataatactcagacaaacaaacaaacacacattcacatgcaagcacacacacaaatcgtaatagttggcatctctgcacagACCCaatctgctggtcaggccttcagagcCTAGATAAAACGTCCCACAGTCTTTCACgaccactggggcagtgaattaatATCTACTGTGTCTGGGTCTCTGCATCGGAAGAAGAGACCCAATGCTCTCTTTTCATTATTTTAACCCTACTGAAGtcaggtaacccattcacacctaagtggagtgaagaagaaaaaacagagaaaagtgcTTTAAAGTCTACCATTAAACTGAAATGAGATACGATGTGCTCAGAACATATCAaaccacaaaaacatacacacacattgctttattgtgtcttataaaccttaaggttttatgataataatatattctATTTGATTCCATTCATGCAAAAAAAGGAAGATTTACCAAAGACAAAGACCAAAATGTAGTTGACGTGCGACAGGCTGTCGATGTGCAGGCCGGCAAAGAGGTCACACAGGCGACCCCACACCACGTCCACCTGCACCCCCGTCACGTCAAGGGAGATCAGCCGCTCTGACTGACTGAAGTAGTCGATGAACGGGCGCACGTTGTTGTCAAAAAGCGTGATTCGcctctgtcacagagagagaacggacaagacataaatatatatatataaatgtatacatagatatatagacagatagatagatacacatacatacacacacatatatatatgtatatagtcaATTGTTGAATTCTTCTGTTTGAAGCCAATAAAAGTCTTGGTCTTTTCAGTCTCAAGTACATGTAAgatgcatatatacatagatatataactatatataactataactataactatacatatatatatatacacacatagatatataactatatatatatatatatgttcttgtgtgtgtgtgtgtgtgtgtgtgtgtgtgagtgtgtactgaTAAATAAGATTAAATACACAAATACTATTTCAGTTattaacacaaaaacacataaatacatacacacagacacatacacatatcacacattatgtagccaagcgctcaacTGGCTTCAGAAATTGTTTCGCACACGAACTATAGCacacgcctttttcgcaactaacacgcCATCCTTTCAATGACTAAGGCATAAGGCAcaacgccattccaaatttgaataactggtgcccattctaaactgctctgaacatctattaaatcaagtctctgtattgtttgctgcaatattatatttgttgtgcttatacacactttaatcagttagaagcatatttgatttcagtttaaccGTTCGTCTGTGTaaggatttcaactgacgctaagcttacgtcattttgtccttcttgtcacacataatgctacagttacaattctgtatgtgactactgttggaaactaaaagcacaccattatagtgtttggatgagaaaaGATCAGGCAATTGGAAGATACAAAGCTGATTTTCATTGTCGCCACTTAGCAACAatcactccacaactagtgttgCTCGACGgcattgggtgagctgaaaactgtgtttctgacacagcgtatttaattaaatatctcatttgttggatcagtaaactacaagtattatataatGGCAGAAAtattgcaattccatctttaaatctataccatttgtgtttgcctgcattaaactgatttaatgcagtttgtaattttcagtgacaagctcgctaaaactaacccttttcaggtgacttaaatcaagattataaattcatcttaattaatcaacacttcattttatattcattagaaagtaggtgttgagctgtttatTTTGCGACCAATCCAatgtaaatcagttcaggaatcatttagaaatcaatcactgaacaccttgtaacaaaacacaattctaatcaaattCAGCTCGATTTGAGTCCTTTGTTTTGCAGCacattgcagttcgcttaacttgcataaacagccacagcaggtgatgactggtcacttttccacctggccagtcactggctagagcctgctctctctctccctctctctctcgctgtgttgcaagcagtgtgtgttgccgCAAAGGCCACGGTCATCGCCATATCGCTTGCACTgtcttcttatctcttcttcttctcttcttatcttctttACTTCATATtggaataaaacaatagaaaaacccttttttgACTGGACTGCTATATGTCCCTGGGCCTGCACatggatattttctatcctttcaatcagtaaatcatcaataattcttttgtaccgtccccttctttaataataccactcgggtacacggctacacataTCTTATCTCTATATCTATAAAAAGATTGTTTTCATAATGACTTTACAAGCTAATGAAGAAAAATTATATCAGGAGCTGCCAAAAACAAAGTAGATAATTACTAAACACAATAAATAAGTTAATTCATGAATCAATAAATCATATTTTTTGCAAtgaaaaaaggaagaggaaaaatTCTCTATGtaacacaaaaaggaaaaacacaaaagcaacaacaaccaaagaatgaTATAAGGAacacggaaaaagaaacaaaaaacaaaacaaaaataaacaaacaaacaaacgagtcaATCAACAGACATGATGGCAAGTCCAACAGACAGACCCTGGTTCGTGAGGAATCCGCTTCATCGGAGTACATGTtggctttctcctccttctctttggcAGGCTCCGCCTCCTTCTTGCTTTTCTTGGCCGAGCGCTGGATGAAGTTGAGTGCAAACGCTATGGGATGCTGGATACGGGggacaaaaacaccacaaacactgtTACTTTACTTACATGCTTACTTTAAGCCCTGCCAACAGTACTGGGTTATTTATCATCAGCTCTGAAAACTTTCAAGTCAAATTATGCAAATTatgtcagaaaaaagaaaaacaaaaacaaagaaaaagaaaaacaccttcAAAAACTGTAAACTCAATACCTGACTTTTCACACTCAAGCTGGGATGCCAGTTCATATTACATAGATattgagcatgtgtgtatgtgtatacacagatgaagaggggggagggcagaaaaaacaaacaaaccaacccttaatagtgtgtgtgtgtgtgtgtgtgtgtgtgtgtgtgtgtgtgtgtgtgtgtgtaaagtgggcTACTGTGATTTGATATGTGTTTGTAAGGATTTGCAATGGAAACTCTCTTCTGGTTACATGCAATAACAGATCCATTTCGCACTGAATAAAGGACGCCAATACTGCATCTGTAACACTCATATTCAAACAATAATAaagacaaaaccaacaaacaacaacatacacattaCTTCCTGCaaagaaaaacgaataaaaacacaacaaaag
Encoded here:
- the LOC143286307 gene encoding uncharacterized protein LOC143286307 produces the protein MGCGGSKKSEGRHSSLGEKQVVVHVGENVKPVDGGPVLVFVFGGPGSRKGRLVSELVETYGFTFINVEKLLLNHLLKKVPENDRVGASFDPQDVIKEEPELVSLHWLLGEVSRQMEQCGQGASRFIVDIMPNLKFLINSDVFLAACTADMKNFEQKHPIAFALNFIQRSAKKSKKEAEPAKEKEEKANMYSDEADSSRTRRRITLFDNNVRPFIDYFSQSERLISLDVTGVQVDVVWGRLCDLFAGLHIDSLSHVNYILVFVFDSEELEQVSSDQADMQVVQLRSLVDGPDTSLVDCVAALCKHLDKSDPSLRTFVINVEETCLGASQQNEQQTNGHSIVFIDEDVSQLPKFVPLNKAKAGARTVKFRAVSSTENRVCLFPCHVPLTTCKEIALVLGNHLLHR